ACCTCATAGGAAGGCTTGAAGCGAGTACGACTCCGTCTCGGTGCCCTTGGTGGTGTAGCGTTTCCATACCTCATAGGAAGGCTTGAAGCCACCCGCGCCTCCACGAGCAAGCTCGTGGAATCGTGTTTCCATACCTCATAGGAAGGCTTGAAGCTCGTAGTCCGAGGTCGTCGAGACGGTCAGCCACGTGTTTCCATACCTCATAGGAAGGCTTGAAGCGAGCGGCAGAGCTGGTGTGCGCCTACGGGGTAGGGTTTCCATACCTCATAGGAAGGCTTGAAGCCCCACGATGGCCGCCAGCGCATACCTTCGGGCGTAGGGTTTCCATACCTCATAGGAAGGCTTGAAGCGAACGCTTCCGCCCCCCGGATGGTCACTGCATGCCGGTTTCCATACCTCATAGGAAGGCTTGAAGCGAACGGGGTCGTAGCCTTCGTCTCAGACCCGTACCTCGTTTCCATACCTCATAGGAAGGCTTGAAGCTGTTGCGGTTGCGCTAGGACCTATTCGTGATGACTGGTTTCCATACCTCATAGGAAGGCTTGAAGCGGCCACCTCCTTTCTGTGTCCTTACGATGAGTATAGTTTCCATACCTCATAGGAAGGCTTGAAGCCGTGGCGGAGACATACTGGTTGTAGACGACTACTGGTTTCCATACCTCATAGGAAGGCTTGAAGCGGATCGTATCCTTGGCGGGGATAGGGTACTGGAAAATGTTTCCATACCTCATAGGAAGGCTTGAAGCGTTCTGCGACCTCATGCACGAGGTCGCCCAGATGTAGTTTCCATACCTCATAGGAAGGCTTGAAGCCGTCCGCCCCGGTGGCGGTGCTGTCCAGGTCCTCGAGTTTCCATACCTCATAGGAAGGCTTGAAGCGCGGGAAAGGCCGCCATCACCGCCATCCGAGACGAGCGTTTCCATACCTCATAGGAAGGCTTGAAGCTTGAGACGACGCACAGCGTCAGAAGCAGGCAAAGGTTTCCATACCTCATAGGAAGGCTTGAAGCGGAGTGCCTGGCATCCGTGATCGAGATTGCCCGGGAGTTTCCATACCTCATAGGAAGGCTTGAAGCGTCTCCGAGGGCACGCAGTGGGCTGAGTTCGAGAAGTTTCCATACCTCATAGGAAGGCTTGAAGCGGCATGGCAAGCATTCCCTCTCACTCGCCAGCATAAGTTTCCATACCTCATAGGAAGGCTTGAAGCTAACTGGCCCCGTGGTGTGGACCCTCGCACAGGCAGGTTTCCATACCTCATAGGAAGGCTTGAAGCTCTAGATACTCCAGAAGCTCTTCAGTGGTGGTACATCGTTTCCATACCTCATAGGAAGGCTTGAAGCGGGTAGGGAGGAAATTGCCTATCAAATCAAGACTAGTTTCCATACCTCATAGGAAGGCTTGAAGCTGGTCTTACTGGACGTTGCCCACGGAGCAGATTCTGTTTCCATACCTCATAGGAAGGCTTGAAGCCAGACACGACCGGTCCTATCGCTGCTGTCATCGACGTTTCCATACCTCATAGGAAGGCTTGAAGCTGGCCTAGCGGTCTTCCCCGGACCGAGGAGGGACACGTGTTTCCATACCTCATAGGAAGGCTTGAAGCGGCCGAGGGGGGAAGGGGGATGCGGTCTCTGCTGGAGTTTCCATACCTCATAGGAAGGCTTGAAGCGAACGGGCTTTCCGGCTAGGGGTGGCCGCCGCCATGTTTCCATACCTCATAGGAAGGCTTGAAGCCTGTATTGGCTGGCGGCTGGGCGGCACCCCTACCAGTTTCCATACCTCATAGGAAGGCTTGAAGCATGGAACCGAAGGTGGCTCTGGCGGGAATCAGAAGGTTTCCATACCTCATAGGAAGGCTTGAAGCTAGGGGGGGAGAACCACGTCCTCTGCGGCACACAGGTGTTTCCATACCTCATAGGAAGGCTTGAAGCGGAGCTGAAAGGAGAGGAAACCACATGTGCATGAGGTTTCCATACCTCATAGGAAGGCTTGAAGCGGGGCCCGGGTCATCTTCCGGGGAATGAAGGACGCGTTTCCATACCTCATAGGAAGGCTTGAAGCGGCCCGGGCGGGTTGTCCCTTGCCCGGGACGCGACAGTTTCCATACCTCATAGGAAGGCTTGAAGCATCTCCTCGGTCACCTGAGTCAGGTGACCCTCATCGGTTTCCATACCTCATAGGAAGGCTTGAAGCCACAGAGGGGCGTAGAGGGGCTTGGGTGCCCCGAAAGGGTTTCCATACCTCATAGGAAGGCTTGAAGCCCGAGAGAAGCGGATCATCTGCAAGTTCTTTGCCCGTTTCCATACCTCATAGGAAGGCTTGAAGCCGAATGACGCCCTGTGCCTGGACTTCTTCGAGTCGGTGTTTCCATACCTCATAGGAAGGCTTGAAGCGGACCTGGCTGTGGGTCTCCGGCGACACCCGCCCCGTGTTTCCATACCTCATAGGAAGGCTTGAAGCGAAGTCCCCGGAAACCACGAAGTTATCCCGAAAGTCGTTTCCATACCTCATAGGAAGGCTTGAAGCAGGGCGAAAGAGCGGATGGGACTTGCAGAGGATGAGGTTTCCATACCTCATAGGAAGGCTTGAAGCCTCTCCGAGACGTCGCCTGCTGCCTTCGGGAACCTGTTTCCATACCTCATAGGAAGGCTTGAAGCCGGCGGAAAGGAGGGGTCACCCGTGAGCCGCGGCTAGTTTCCATACCTCATAGGAAGGCTTGAAGCCATCCCCCTGACCTTCGCCAACGCGTCTTTGGCAGGTTTCCATACCTCATAGGAAGGCTTGAAGCCATCCCCCTGACCTTCGCCAACGCGTCTTTGGCAGGTTTCCATACCTCATAGGAAGGCTTGAAGCAGGGGGGGCAGAAGCCCCCCCTTGTCCTTCTTGTAGTTTCCATACCTCATAGGAAGGCTTGAAGCCACACCAGTCGCAGACATGCGGCTTCTTGCCTCGTAGTTTCCATACCTCATAGGAAGGCTTGAAGCGAGAGGTCCTGACAGGGAAACCCTCCATGGACAAGAGTTTCCATACCTCATAGGAAGGCTTGAAGCTGGAAGGGCTCAACCCCTTGCGGTTGTGGTTGCCGGTTTCCATACCTCATAGGAAGGCTTGAAGCCGCTGGCGATGCTTGGTGTGTCTACGATCTCCTGTGCCCCTGAAGATGGGGCAGGTTCGATTGTCAAGGTGCATGGTAAGGCAGGAATCCCAGGTTCTGCAAGGGGGTGGGAGCCCTAGGGCTTCGGTGTCGATCCCCTGGGGTTTCTGCATGATCGGAGGTCGACGAGGCACACACCCCATGGGGAGATCAGAGGAACGGATCTCCCGTGCCGCGCTCCTGCCCCAAAATCTCACGGGTGCTGTATCGTTCGGTGCGCCATGTGTAGAAGATCACGCTGTCGTGGGTTTTGTCGAGCAGGTGCCCCATGTCCGCCTTGAGCTGCTGGTAAAGGGCCGGAGAAAGCTCTCCTTCGAAGACGGAGTTCTGGACCCAGGAAAGGTAGCGCCTTCCCACCTTCAGCGCCTTGTTCACCCGCTTTTCCCCCACATCATAGACCATGAGGACGAACACGGTTCACCATCGCGAAGCGAAGGCTTCGTAGGGCTGGTCGCCCAGGATGTGTTTCTCCAGTTTGTAGGCTTCCATGCGAAGAAGGGTGCGGTAGCTCACCTTGCGGTTCAGCGTGGGGTGGTCGATGGTTCCCTGAAGGCGTTCCTCCCAGGTTTTGAGGACGATCTCCCGACCTCCTTCTGTGAGAAACACCCCATTCCCCGTTTCGGAAAAGTGTTTCACCTGGAGCGCCCTGCGGTTGAGCAGGGAGAAAATGACTCGGTCTACCAGCAGAGGTTTGAAAATTTCCGAAAGATCCAGGTTGAGGCTGAACCTGCGGAAATTGGTCTCGTGCAGGTAAGCGATGCGCGGGTCCAAATGGGTCCGGTAAATCTGAGAGAGCACTGACACGTAGCAAAGGGTGTTGCAGAAGCTGATGAGGGCGTTCATGCGGTTTCCGGGGGGACGCCGGGTGCGGGATTCGAAGAGAAACCGATCGTCCTCCACGATGGCGTCGAAGGCTCCGTAGTAGGCTTCTCTGGCATTGCCTTCGAAGGCCATGACCTGCCCCACGTCGCCGGCATCGTTCAGGTTCTCCCGGAACCGTTGCACCGCCGCTAGGGAGTTTTGCAGGGTCTGTTTTTGGACCGGGTCTTCCTTGCGGTTGCCATAGTAGA
The sequence above is drawn from the Aminomonas paucivorans DSM 12260 genome and encodes:
- the cas2 gene encoding CRISPR-associated endonuclease Cas2; protein product: MVYDVGEKRVNKALKVGRRYLSWVQNSVFEGELSPALYQQLKADMGHLLDKTHDSVIFYTWRTERYSTREILGQERGTGDPFL
- the cas1b gene encoding type I-B CRISPR-associated endonuclease Cas1b, translating into MGRTLYLLSSGELKRKDNTIVVEGDAGRRFVPVETTDEILVFGEVTLNKRFLEFATQTQLILHFFNHHGYYQGSYYPREHLNAGAVIVAQVKAYLDDSARLDLAGRFVRGALANMEKVLVYYGNRKEDPVQKQTLQNSLAAVQRFRENLNDAGDVGQVMAFEGNAREAYYGAFDAIVEDDRFLFESRTRRPPGNRMNALISFCNTLCYVSVLSQIYRTHLDPRIAYLHETNFRRFSLNLDLSEIFKPLLVDRVIFSLLNRRALQVKHFSETGNGVFLTEGGREIVLKTWEERLQGTIDHPTLNRKVSYRTLLRMEAYKLEKHILGDQPYEAFASRW